One part of the Denticeps clupeoides chromosome 16, fDenClu1.1, whole genome shotgun sequence genome encodes these proteins:
- the LOC114765629 gene encoding BTB/POZ domain-containing protein 1-like isoform X1: protein MATGGGGGASIGDGQASNFAQTGTGRNADGVSISNVAVAVIAAPPMALHREPAYNWQATKSTVKERFAFLFTNELLSDVRFVVGKGRLAQRIPAHKFVLAAGSAVFDAMFNGGMATTSAEIELPDVEPAAFLALLRFLYSDEVHIGPETVMTTLYTAKKYAVPALEAHCVEFLTKHLRADNAFMLLTQARLFDEPQLASLCLDTIDKSTADAINAEGFTDIDLDTLCAVLERDTLGIRESRLFSAVVRWADAECYRQQLPLTSENKQKVLGKALTLIRFPLMTVEEFAAGPAQSGILFDREVVNLFLHFTVNPKPRVDYIDRPRCCLRGKECSINRFQQVESRWGYSGTSDRIRFNVNRRISVVGFGLYGGLHGPTDYQVSIQILESDRNQTLGQNETGFNCDGTASTFRVMFKEPVEILPNISYTACATLKGPDSHYGTRGLKKVTHESSTGTKTTFFFCSSPGNNNGTSVEDGQIPEIIFYT, encoded by the exons ATGGCGACGGGCGGCGGCGGAGGCGCATCAATCGGGGACGGACAGGCGTCCAACTTCGCCCAGACAGGTACGGGGAGGAACGCAGACGGCGTCTCCATCTCCAATGTCGCCGTCGCCGTGATCGCCGCGCCGCCAATGGCGCTCCACAGAGAGCCCGCGTACAACTGGCAGGCCACGAAGAGCACGGTGAAGGAGCGCTTCGCGTTCCTCTTCACCAACGAGCTGCTCAGCGACGTCAGGTTCGTGGTGGGCAAGGGGAGGCTGGCGCAGCGGATCCCGGCGCACAAATTCGTCTTGGCCGCGGGAAGTGCCGTCTTTGACGCCATGTTCAACGGGGGCATGGCCACGACCTCCGCCGAGATCGAGCTGCCCGACGTGGAGCCGGCGGCGTTCCTGGCGCTGCTGAG gttcTTGTATTCTGATGAAGTGCACATCGGTCCCGAGACAGTCATGACCACACTTTACACGGCCAAAAAATATGCCGTGCCCGCGTTAGAGGCACATTGCGTGGAGTTCCTAACTAAGCACCTCAGGGCTGACAATGCTTTTATGCTCCTCACTCAG GCCAGGTTATTTGATGAACCTCAACTTGCCAGTCTTTGCTTAGATACGATAGACAAAAGCACGGCGGATGCAATAAATGCAGAGGGCTTCACGGATATTGATTtag ACACTTTGTGTGCGGTGCTGGAGAGAGACACTTTGGGCATACGGGAGAGCCGTCTGTTCAGCGCCGTCGTTCGCTGGGCAGACGCTGAGTGTTACAGACAGCAGCTCCCTCTCACGTCGGAGAACAAGCAGAAAGTTTTGGGCAAAGCCCTGACCCTCATTCGATTCCCTCTCATGACCGTGGAAGAGTTTGCAGCTG GGCCTGCCCAGTCTGGGATATTGTTCGATCGGGAGGTGGTAAATctgtttttacactttacagTAAACCCCAAACCCCGGGTTGACTACATTGACAGGCCACGGTGTTGTCTCAGGGGCAAGGAATGCAGCATAAATAGGTTCCAGCAGGTTGAGAGTCGCTGGGGATACAGTGGAACCAGTGACAGAATTAG ATTTAATGTTAACAGGCGAATATCAGTAGTGGGGTTTGGCTTGTATGGTGGGCTGCATGGGCCAACGGATTATCAGGTCAGCATACAg ATCCTCGAGAGTGACAGAAATCAAACACTGGGACAGAACGAAACAGGGTTTAACTGTGATGGCACGGCCAGTACGTTCAGGGTCATGTTCAAGGAGCCTGTTGAAATTTTACCCAATATCAGCTACACTGCCTGTGCAACTCTAAAG GGGCCTGATTCACACTACGGCACAAGAGGTTTAAAGAAAGTGACGCACGAATCATCAACAGGGaccaaaa
- the LOC114765629 gene encoding BTB/POZ domain-containing protein 1-like isoform X2, protein MATGGGGGASIGDGQASNFAQTGTGRNADGVSISNVAVAVIAAPPMALHREPAYNWQATKSTVKERFAFLFTNELLSDVRFVVGKGRLAQRIPAHKFVLAAGSAVFDAMFNGGMATTSAEIELPDVEPAAFLALLRFLYSDEVHIGPETVMTTLYTAKKYAVPALEAHCVEFLTKHLRADNAFMLLTQARLFDEPQLASLCLDTIDKSTADAINAEGFTDIDLDTLCAVLERDTLGIRESRLFSAVVRWADAECYRQQLPLTSENKQKVLGKALTLIRFPLMTVEEFAAVNPKPRVDYIDRPRCCLRGKECSINRFQQVESRWGYSGTSDRIRFNVNRRISVVGFGLYGGLHGPTDYQVSIQILESDRNQTLGQNETGFNCDGTASTFRVMFKEPVEILPNISYTACATLKGPDSHYGTRGLKKVTHESSTGTKTTFFFCSSPGNNNGTSVEDGQIPEIIFYT, encoded by the exons ATGGCGACGGGCGGCGGCGGAGGCGCATCAATCGGGGACGGACAGGCGTCCAACTTCGCCCAGACAGGTACGGGGAGGAACGCAGACGGCGTCTCCATCTCCAATGTCGCCGTCGCCGTGATCGCCGCGCCGCCAATGGCGCTCCACAGAGAGCCCGCGTACAACTGGCAGGCCACGAAGAGCACGGTGAAGGAGCGCTTCGCGTTCCTCTTCACCAACGAGCTGCTCAGCGACGTCAGGTTCGTGGTGGGCAAGGGGAGGCTGGCGCAGCGGATCCCGGCGCACAAATTCGTCTTGGCCGCGGGAAGTGCCGTCTTTGACGCCATGTTCAACGGGGGCATGGCCACGACCTCCGCCGAGATCGAGCTGCCCGACGTGGAGCCGGCGGCGTTCCTGGCGCTGCTGAG gttcTTGTATTCTGATGAAGTGCACATCGGTCCCGAGACAGTCATGACCACACTTTACACGGCCAAAAAATATGCCGTGCCCGCGTTAGAGGCACATTGCGTGGAGTTCCTAACTAAGCACCTCAGGGCTGACAATGCTTTTATGCTCCTCACTCAG GCCAGGTTATTTGATGAACCTCAACTTGCCAGTCTTTGCTTAGATACGATAGACAAAAGCACGGCGGATGCAATAAATGCAGAGGGCTTCACGGATATTGATTtag ACACTTTGTGTGCGGTGCTGGAGAGAGACACTTTGGGCATACGGGAGAGCCGTCTGTTCAGCGCCGTCGTTCGCTGGGCAGACGCTGAGTGTTACAGACAGCAGCTCCCTCTCACGTCGGAGAACAAGCAGAAAGTTTTGGGCAAAGCCCTGACCCTCATTCGATTCCCTCTCATGACCGTGGAAGAGTTTGCAGCTG TAAACCCCAAACCCCGGGTTGACTACATTGACAGGCCACGGTGTTGTCTCAGGGGCAAGGAATGCAGCATAAATAGGTTCCAGCAGGTTGAGAGTCGCTGGGGATACAGTGGAACCAGTGACAGAATTAG ATTTAATGTTAACAGGCGAATATCAGTAGTGGGGTTTGGCTTGTATGGTGGGCTGCATGGGCCAACGGATTATCAGGTCAGCATACAg ATCCTCGAGAGTGACAGAAATCAAACACTGGGACAGAACGAAACAGGGTTTAACTGTGATGGCACGGCCAGTACGTTCAGGGTCATGTTCAAGGAGCCTGTTGAAATTTTACCCAATATCAGCTACACTGCCTGTGCAACTCTAAAG GGGCCTGATTCACACTACGGCACAAGAGGTTTAAAGAAAGTGACGCACGAATCATCAACAGGGaccaaaa